The Eubacterium maltosivorans genome includes the window TGGATTATTTTTACGAACATTACTTTGCTCCACAAAACGTTGAGCCGCACAATCGTATTTTTTCACCGGAGCACCTTATCCTTTCATCATTATTGATGATTTTTATTGTGGTCGTTATGGTCATACAGACTAAAAAACATGACCGGGGCTTCAGCCAGAAGCTGATCCGGGTTCTGGCAGCTGTCATGCTGGCCCTGGAGATTTTCAGAATCAGCTGGAGAACCTACTATTTTGGCTTTGACCTCAGAAATATTCGTTTTGACTGGTGTAACCAGGTATGTATCGCCCTGCCGTTGATCGTGTTGTTTAAGTGGGAAAAGGCTTACCCTTACATTGATGTCCTAGCTGTGATGGGCGGACTCATGGTACTCATCTACCCATTGTGGGTTTTCTATGATTATGGTGGAATTCACACCATGGCTGTGCAGAGCATGGTGTCTCACGGCCTCATGGTTTTAATCGCGCTGACCATGCCCTTTGCGGCAGATTACAGGCCAGAAGTACGAAAGGCCTGGAAGCCGATAATTGGACTTAGCATCATCGCGGTTATCGCCTTTATCATGTCACATGCTTTAAACGAAAATTATCTTCTGATGCTGGGAGCACATGGTGTCCCGGTGATCGACCAGATACCTTATCCCTGGTACTGGCTCCTTGTGGCGCCGGCTTTGATCGGTCTGGTTACGCTGGTGACCAAAGGCTTGAGCCTGCTGGACGACCGGCTTCTTAGAAAGGTACAGCCAGATGCGGCAATGCTTTTAAATATGGATAGAGGAGCTTTAGATGAAAATACTGATCGCATATCACAGCAAAAACGGAACGTCTGAGAAATGTGCCCGGCTGCTGTTAAGGCAGGTAGGAGAAGCAGATTTGGCGGATCTTAAGAAAAAGACGCCTGATTTTAACGCCTATGATCTTATCGTTATCGGCGGCTCTATCCGTATGGGAATGTATACGCGTCCGGTGCGGAAGGCTCTCAAAAAGTATGAAGGTACTCTGGAACAGAAAAAGGTGATATATTTTATTAACTGCGCTTTTCCAGAGAACAAGGAAAAATATTATAAAGATAATATTTCTGAAAAGCTGAGGAAGCGTACCCTGGGCTGCTTTAACTTTGGCGGTGAGATGGACCTTGCGCGGTTAACGGGCTCGGACCGTATGATTGCGGCGACTGTGGCCCGCCAGTCACAGGGCAGCGGACATCCCCTTGCATCTATTGACGAGCGGGCCATTGAGCAATGCGCTGGCAGAATAGCGGCAATTAAAGAAAATATATAATGGAAATATGGCACTTCTGTCATCAACATGTTTTTCAAACACCGTTTTTGGGTATATCAAAACGGTGTTTTATTTAGTTTAAGGATTTTTTTAAAAGTATGATGAAAATGACAGGCGGAAAGGAGTATTCACGATGAATTTTAAGGTGGATCAGGAACAAATGCTGCGTGATCTCAGAGGTTTGTTAAGCATCGCAAGCACGAATGGGGATGCCGGTGTCATAGATGAAATGACACCGCTCGGCAAAAATATTAATGACGCCATTGATTATATGCTGGCCATTGGAAAGCGTTTTGGCTTTGAAACCCAAAACCTGGACGGGTGCTGC containing:
- a CDS encoding YwaF family protein; translated protein: MDYFYEHYFAPQNVEPHNRIFSPEHLILSSLLMIFIVVVMVIQTKKHDRGFSQKLIRVLAAVMLALEIFRISWRTYYFGFDLRNIRFDWCNQVCIALPLIVLFKWEKAYPYIDVLAVMGGLMVLIYPLWVFYDYGGIHTMAVQSMVSHGLMVLIALTMPFAADYRPEVRKAWKPIIGLSIIAVIAFIMSHALNENYLLMLGAHGVPVIDQIPYPWYWLLVAPALIGLVTLVTKGLSLLDDRLLRKVQPDAAMLLNMDRGALDENTDRISQQKRNV
- a CDS encoding flavodoxin domain-containing protein, which encodes MKILIAYHSKNGTSEKCARLLLRQVGEADLADLKKKTPDFNAYDLIVIGGSIRMGMYTRPVRKALKKYEGTLEQKKVIYFINCAFPENKEKYYKDNISEKLRKRTLGCFNFGGEMDLARLTGSDRMIAATVARQSQGSGHPLASIDERAIEQCAGRIAAIKENI